A stretch of Imperialibacter roseus DNA encodes these proteins:
- a CDS encoding PIN domain-containing protein, which translates to MKIIVDTNIVFIGILNSSGNIGRLLIHSKAILEFYSSEYLFVEIESHFPKLLTLTNLGSDELSELIATVTSDITFLSDSFLSNSSLKSAYDIVKDIDADDLLFVAMASNVPDAKLWTGDKKLYRGLLKKGVSNVITTADLLTYLNKRSAE; encoded by the coding sequence ATGAAGATAATAGTTGATACTAATATTGTTTTTATTGGTATCTTAAACTCATCAGGAAATATTGGCCGTCTTCTCATTCACTCAAAAGCAATCCTTGAATTCTACTCTTCTGAATACTTGTTTGTCGAAATTGAGAGCCACTTCCCGAAGCTATTAACATTGACGAATCTAGGTAGCGATGAATTATCCGAACTGATTGCTACCGTGACTAGTGACATCACTTTTTTGTCAGATAGCTTTTTGTCAAACTCTTCTTTGAAGTCCGCCTATGATATCGTTAAAGACATAGATGCCGATGATTTGTTATTTGTAGCAATGGCCAGTAACGTTCCTGACGCTAAACTCTGGACAGGAGACAAGAAGTTATATAGAGGACTACTGAAGAAGGGTGTTTCCAATGTAATAACCACAGCTGATCTGTTGACTTATCTAAATAAGCGGAGCGCCGAATGA
- a CDS encoding LysM peptidoglycan-binding domain-containing protein: protein MNYLRVLKAVFLLTMITNLSFGAEMDSVRLEKREGKQFVIHRVGQGETLYAISRRYQSSVEEISKTNNLSGNSVAIGQEIAIPWKGDVPKSMNQNSTSGQLYHTVEAGQTLYAISRQYDVSVDEIKRLNNLTSNELSTGQQLVVKKGQKPVEQTAPVKAEPATPKNPQLTYHTVAPSETLFSISQKYDVSVDDIKKWNDLKGNSLSVGQELAIGKPATIKAPVVVVEETPTREKKKELVVSEASNGSLKQINKQGYTRDTASVAGYEKVVEEGFAMVIENSPETRKFLALHRTAPIGAILEVKNRMNGRSIYVRVVGKLPDTGANNKVLIRLSEKAFQRLESVDPKVPVEVSYVP from the coding sequence ATGAATTATTTGAGGGTGCTTAAGGCTGTCTTTTTATTGACCATGATCACCAACCTCTCATTTGGAGCGGAGATGGACTCTGTGCGCCTGGAAAAAAGAGAGGGTAAGCAGTTTGTTATTCATAGGGTTGGACAGGGAGAAACGCTATACGCCATTTCGAGGCGATACCAATCAAGCGTAGAAGAAATTTCCAAAACCAACAACCTTAGCGGCAATAGTGTAGCTATAGGCCAGGAAATCGCTATCCCCTGGAAGGGAGATGTCCCAAAGAGTATGAATCAAAACTCGACTTCGGGGCAGCTTTATCACACCGTTGAAGCAGGTCAGACGCTGTATGCTATTTCGAGGCAATATGATGTGAGTGTGGATGAAATCAAACGGCTGAATAACCTGACAAGCAACGAGCTAAGTACCGGACAGCAGCTGGTGGTAAAGAAAGGCCAAAAGCCGGTGGAGCAGACAGCCCCTGTTAAAGCTGAGCCTGCCACCCCGAAAAATCCTCAGCTGACTTATCATACCGTAGCACCTTCCGAAACGCTTTTTAGTATTTCGCAGAAATACGATGTGTCTGTAGACGATATCAAAAAATGGAACGACCTCAAGGGCAACAGCCTGTCGGTGGGGCAGGAGCTGGCCATTGGGAAGCCGGCAACTATTAAGGCACCCGTAGTGGTTGTGGAAGAAACACCGACGAGAGAGAAGAAAAAGGAACTTGTGGTAAGCGAGGCCAGCAATGGTTCGCTGAAGCAGATCAACAAGCAAGGCTATACCAGAGATACGGCCTCGGTGGCGGGCTACGAAAAAGTGGTAGAAGAGGGCTTTGCTATGGTGATTGAAAACTCGCCTGAAACAAGGAAGTTTCTGGCGCTGCACCGTACTGCGCCCATCGGTGCCATTCTGGAAGTGAAGAACAGAATGAACGGCAGATCGATTTATGTAAGGGTAGTGGGTAAACTGCCTGACACTGGAGCGAACAACAAGGTGCTGATCAGGCTTTCGGAAAAAGCTTTTCAAAGGCTTGAATCAGTTGACCCGAAAGTGCCCGTTGAAGTGTCTTATGTTCCGTAA
- a CDS encoding DUF4905 domain-containing protein: protein MSERLSPIFIHDFEQPIWQMALEPEKGLLALELRDLKEASVSFSLLDLHTQILVFDRYAFEEEWWMSIVTIKDNLLLIKQYHDSQQPEKQGLLAINIESMEVQWWLQNFQLLQLNSLSVSGKQHGESESIVKHYEINSGQELATDLVDKSNGQEQSIKAKYPTHYDSESPHLETIKSFIANYFNVKAVGACDYLEVEDLIVISWFYSEGSSYANVLSVIDSEGNIVIEEKIGTGLDAFAADTFFVLKNRLIFVSNKTQLIVYELFEGA, encoded by the coding sequence GTGTCGGAACGCTTATCACCCATTTTTATCCATGATTTTGAACAGCCCATCTGGCAAATGGCGCTTGAACCGGAAAAAGGATTGCTGGCCCTGGAGCTACGTGACCTGAAGGAAGCGTCTGTGAGCTTTTCTTTGCTGGACCTTCATACACAAATTCTGGTGTTTGATCGTTATGCATTCGAGGAAGAGTGGTGGATGAGTATTGTAACGATAAAAGACAACCTGTTGTTGATAAAACAGTACCATGATAGCCAGCAACCGGAGAAGCAGGGACTTTTAGCGATCAACATAGAATCTATGGAGGTACAATGGTGGCTGCAAAATTTTCAACTGCTACAATTGAATAGCCTGTCAGTTTCTGGTAAGCAGCACGGTGAAAGTGAAAGTATTGTGAAGCACTACGAAATTAATTCCGGGCAGGAGCTTGCGACCGATTTGGTAGACAAATCTAATGGGCAGGAGCAATCGATAAAAGCCAAATACCCAACGCACTACGATAGTGAGTCACCACATTTGGAAACTATTAAGTCATTCATTGCCAATTACTTCAACGTAAAAGCCGTTGGTGCTTGTGACTACCTGGAAGTAGAAGACCTGATCGTTATTTCCTGGTTTTATTCAGAGGGAAGCTCTTATGCAAATGTGCTATCCGTGATTGATTCTGAAGGGAATATTGTGATCGAAGAAAAAATTGGCACTGGATTGGATGCATTTGCGGCTGATACTTTCTTTGTACTGAAGAATAGATTGATATTTGTGTCAAACAAAACGCAACTTATTGTTTATGAATTATTTGAGGGTGCTTAA
- a CDS encoding NfeD family protein, whose amino-acid sequence MNLLKLMNKKSVLILLMALPFLGLAQQKQTKVLRVLLAAEIDPRTNRLMELALNQATEDSVDYVVIEMDTYGGALTDADEIRTRVLDFERPVYVYINKDAASAGALISIACDSIYMAKAASIGAATVVTSDGAAAPDKYQSYMRSIMRSTAEANGRDPRIAEAMVDETLEFDSITQAGKVLTFSTSEAIKNGYCEAQVSSIDEIMERSGVTDYELIDFKLDATDKIIALFLNPFISGILILIIIGGIYFELQTPGVGFPIVAAIIAATLYFVPYYLNGLAENWEIIMFFIGVLLIAAEIFVIPGFGVAGVAGIIFTLGALILVMVNNDNLDFSFVELDSLLIASVTAIIGIMGSIVLMFFGGARLSQSKVFNRVALGTSMDRSAGYTSSFMKEPMVGKTGEAHTILRPSGKVLIDGDVFDAFTRGNYIDKGARIVVISDEGTSLKVKEVE is encoded by the coding sequence ATGAACCTATTGAAATTGATGAACAAAAAAAGCGTACTTATCCTCCTGATGGCTTTGCCTTTTTTGGGGCTTGCCCAACAAAAGCAAACCAAAGTATTAAGAGTGCTATTGGCGGCAGAAATTGATCCACGCACCAACCGGCTGATGGAGCTTGCGCTCAACCAGGCCACTGAAGACTCAGTTGACTATGTGGTGATTGAAATGGACACCTACGGAGGTGCACTTACCGATGCTGATGAGATCAGGACAAGGGTGCTTGATTTCGAGAGGCCCGTTTACGTTTACATCAACAAAGATGCGGCTTCTGCCGGTGCATTGATTTCTATTGCCTGCGACAGTATCTATATGGCCAAAGCTGCCAGCATTGGTGCGGCAACGGTTGTGACTTCGGATGGTGCCGCCGCCCCTGATAAGTACCAAAGCTATATGCGCTCTATCATGCGGTCTACCGCTGAGGCCAACGGCCGTGACCCACGGATAGCTGAGGCCATGGTAGATGAAACGCTGGAGTTTGATAGCATCACGCAGGCAGGCAAGGTGCTTACATTTTCAACCAGCGAGGCCATTAAAAATGGCTACTGCGAAGCCCAGGTCAGCAGCATTGATGAAATAATGGAACGCTCGGGAGTAACCGATTACGAGCTCATCGATTTCAAGCTGGATGCTACTGATAAGATCATCGCCCTGTTTCTCAACCCCTTTATTTCAGGCATCCTCATACTGATCATTATCGGTGGAATCTATTTCGAGCTACAAACACCAGGTGTAGGCTTTCCTATTGTAGCAGCCATTATTGCGGCTACGCTCTATTTTGTGCCCTATTACCTCAATGGCCTGGCGGAAAACTGGGAAATTATTATGTTTTTCATAGGCGTGCTGCTGATAGCCGCCGAAATCTTCGTCATCCCCGGCTTCGGGGTAGCAGGTGTGGCTGGTATTATCTTCACCCTGGGTGCCCTTATTTTGGTAATGGTCAACAACGACAACCTTGATTTCTCTTTCGTTGAATTAGACAGCCTCCTTATTGCTTCCGTCACAGCCATTATTGGCATCATGGGAAGTATTGTCCTCATGTTTTTTGGTGGAGCCCGGCTCAGTCAGTCGAAAGTATTCAACAGAGTGGCCCTGGGAACCAGCATGGACAGAAGTGCTGGCTACACCTCCAGCTTTATGAAAGAGCCGATGGTAGGCAAGACCGGAGAGGCCCACACCATATTAAGACCCAGCGGCAAGGTATTGATCGACGGCGATGTATTCGACGCTTTTACCCGGGGCAACTACATCGACAAGGGCGCCAGAATTGTGGTAATATCTGACGAGGGAACTTCACTGAAAGTTAAAGAGGTTGAATAG
- the kdsB gene encoding 3-deoxy-manno-octulosonate cytidylyltransferase, with the protein MPNILGVIPARYASTRFPGKPLIDLAGKSMIQRVYEQACKAKLLSRVVVATDDERILLHLQNLGLEVVMTSTNHTNGTERCLEALQLTEGDFEYVINIQGDEPFINPQQIDTLAGILNGKVQLGTLIKRITDPAVLDSPNIVKVVFNRKMEALLFSRSCIPHLRGVSNQDRLSQFTFYKHIGIYAYRVDALAAITHLQPSPLEKAESLEQLRWLENGYKIKVVETELETLGIDAPEDVEKALKHYNV; encoded by the coding sequence ATGCCTAACATCCTTGGTGTAATCCCAGCCCGTTATGCTTCCACCCGGTTTCCAGGCAAACCTTTGATTGACCTGGCTGGCAAGTCAATGATCCAAAGGGTGTATGAGCAAGCCTGCAAAGCGAAGCTCCTGAGTCGGGTGGTAGTGGCAACGGACGATGAAAGAATTTTGCTCCACCTGCAAAACCTGGGCCTTGAGGTGGTTATGACCTCGACTAATCATACCAACGGCACTGAAAGGTGCCTGGAAGCGTTGCAACTAACTGAAGGTGACTTTGAGTATGTGATCAATATACAAGGGGATGAGCCCTTTATCAATCCGCAACAGATTGATACATTGGCAGGTATTCTGAATGGAAAAGTGCAGCTAGGAACGCTCATCAAAAGAATAACCGATCCAGCCGTGCTCGATTCTCCAAATATTGTTAAGGTGGTGTTTAACAGAAAAATGGAGGCACTGCTTTTCAGCAGATCGTGCATTCCGCACTTGCGGGGGGTTAGTAACCAAGACCGGTTGTCGCAATTCACTTTTTACAAACACATTGGTATTTATGCCTACCGTGTCGATGCCCTTGCGGCCATCACTCACCTGCAGCCCTCCCCTCTCGAAAAAGCGGAGTCGCTGGAGCAGTTGCGCTGGCTGGAAAACGGCTACAAAATAAAGGTGGTGGAAACCGAACTTGAAACGCTGGGAATAGACGCCCCAGAGGATGTGGAGAAAGCTTTGAAACATTATAATGTTTAA
- a CDS encoding DUF3667 domain-containing protein: MRRRRKQNACLNCGYPLNSEIYNYCPSCGQENTNINISFGQLLYDFFNNAFSFDSRFTNSLVPFFFKPGWLTQKFNEGKRASYANPVRLYLVISLFFFFVLNLVGKKITRDIEKSLVEQEVARPDTKFSFGPNLLNGSDSLHIMDSIRAEMGELERAKELTKDSTELALRKKSLDPIKINLSDEEDNFFGISSENWEVYNRLKDDRKLTDDMLFDSLKLENNSTSERFVVRQIIRINRADKQTLLEFVTKNLPILMFIMLPIFALILKVLYIRRNILYVNHLMHAIHLHSFAYIIYGIGMFAVAMYDNTDVLEDWITTVSFLIVTVYSYLSFLRVYEQGWFKTLTKFWLLGWIYFWSLFMGVMVEMTVSFLLF; encoded by the coding sequence ATGCGACGGAGACGTAAGCAAAACGCCTGTTTGAACTGCGGCTATCCGCTCAATAGTGAGATTTACAATTACTGCCCGTCCTGCGGACAAGAAAACACCAATATCAATATCTCTTTTGGTCAGCTTCTCTACGATTTTTTTAACAATGCCTTCTCCTTCGATAGCCGGTTCACCAACTCACTAGTGCCTTTTTTCTTCAAACCCGGGTGGCTTACCCAGAAGTTCAACGAAGGAAAAAGAGCCTCCTATGCTAATCCTGTCCGGCTCTATCTGGTCATCAGCCTTTTCTTCTTCTTCGTTCTCAATTTGGTGGGCAAAAAAATCACGAGAGATATAGAAAAAAGCCTTGTCGAGCAGGAAGTAGCAAGACCTGATACGAAGTTTTCGTTTGGCCCTAACCTTCTCAATGGCAGCGACAGCCTGCATATAATGGACAGCATAAGAGCTGAAATGGGCGAATTAGAAAGAGCTAAGGAACTAACTAAAGACAGCACTGAGCTGGCACTGCGAAAAAAATCCCTTGACCCCATTAAAATCAATCTTTCGGATGAGGAAGACAATTTTTTCGGAATAAGCTCCGAGAATTGGGAAGTGTACAACCGGTTAAAAGACGACAGGAAGTTGACTGATGACATGCTCTTCGATAGCCTGAAATTGGAGAACAATAGCACTTCTGAACGCTTCGTTGTCAGGCAAATAATCAGGATAAATAGAGCGGATAAACAAACCCTGTTAGAGTTTGTTACAAAAAATCTACCGATCCTCATGTTTATCATGCTGCCCATTTTTGCTTTGATACTCAAAGTGCTTTATATCCGTCGCAACATCCTCTATGTTAATCATCTTATGCATGCCATCCACCTTCATAGCTTTGCCTACATCATTTATGGCATCGGTATGTTTGCCGTCGCCATGTACGACAATACCGACGTTTTGGAGGACTGGATCACTACCGTTAGCTTTCTGATAGTAACCGTCTATTCTTACCTGTCCTTCCTCAGGGTATATGAGCAGGGTTGGTTCAAAACACTTACCAAGTTCTGGCTCCTTGGCTGGATCTATTTTTGGTCTTTGTTTATGGGAGTAATGGTAGAGATGACTGTTTCCTTTTTGCTATTCTAA
- a CDS encoding serine hydrolase domain-containing protein, translated as MKSFFPLAFIILLASCQPTSPPAETEAQHSAEISSFDRSFKPAVFTETNRVQRVVALGPEIEALLQQTAKDNHYPGMVYGIVMEGKLVWSSSYGIVNTGNKVPVSTKSLFKIASMSKSFTAMAIMKLVEMGKLELDDEAAAYMPEMKNLVYLTKDATPITIENLLTMTAGFPEDNPWGDRQLEDTPEELQALVAEGLSFSNIPSFGYEYSNTGFAILGQIISNVSGQPYQEFINENIFKPLGMNNTYWEFEGLPEDLLALGYRWEDEQWKPEPLLHDGAFGCMGGLITSLDDFSKYVAYHLSAYPPKNDDEYGPVKRSSLRSMHKPKEPSLMANARDADGNTCPMISGYGYGLSARKDCNAVVYIRHSGGLPGFGSDYRFYPEYDLGIISFANRTYAGAGAINNEVANLIFKKAGLQPRILPASDILLAAQTKVASWLQTNEAGVEEALFAENFFLDFSRDRRIKEYNQALAPIGNVTKVGEMKAINQLRGVFTLTGENGSAEVFFTMSPEKTPKVQQLDVRLKE; from the coding sequence ATGAAATCCTTCTTTCCTCTGGCATTCATCATTCTGCTGGCTAGTTGTCAACCCACTTCGCCACCAGCAGAAACGGAAGCTCAACACTCCGCTGAAATCAGCAGCTTCGACCGTTCCTTTAAGCCTGCGGTATTTACAGAAACCAATAGGGTGCAAAGAGTAGTTGCACTGGGGCCGGAAATCGAAGCTTTGCTTCAGCAGACCGCCAAAGACAATCACTACCCAGGCATGGTGTATGGCATTGTCATGGAAGGGAAATTAGTTTGGTCGAGTTCCTATGGTATCGTCAATACCGGCAACAAAGTACCAGTCTCAACCAAGTCTCTTTTCAAAATAGCCTCTATGAGCAAAAGTTTTACTGCCATGGCTATTATGAAGCTGGTGGAAATGGGCAAACTCGAACTTGATGATGAAGCCGCTGCCTATATGCCAGAAATGAAAAATCTGGTATACCTCACAAAAGACGCCACACCCATCACCATCGAAAACCTGCTCACAATGACAGCGGGCTTTCCCGAGGACAACCCCTGGGGAGACAGACAGCTGGAAGACACCCCAGAAGAATTGCAAGCCCTAGTGGCAGAAGGCCTGAGTTTCTCCAATATCCCCTCCTTTGGCTATGAGTACAGCAACACCGGCTTTGCAATTCTGGGGCAGATCATCAGCAATGTATCAGGCCAACCTTATCAGGAATTCATTAATGAGAACATTTTTAAGCCACTCGGTATGAACAATACCTACTGGGAGTTTGAGGGGCTTCCTGAAGACCTGCTGGCGTTGGGCTACCGCTGGGAAGATGAACAATGGAAGCCGGAGCCTCTGTTGCACGACGGTGCCTTTGGCTGCATGGGCGGGCTCATCACCTCTCTGGACGACTTCAGCAAATACGTGGCCTATCACCTTTCCGCCTATCCACCAAAAAACGATGACGAGTATGGCCCCGTAAAGCGCAGCTCTCTCAGAAGCATGCACAAACCCAAAGAACCAAGCCTGATGGCTAACGCCAGGGATGCTGATGGAAATACCTGTCCGATGATCAGCGGTTATGGCTATGGATTGAGTGCCCGAAAAGATTGTAACGCCGTGGTGTACATCCGGCACAGCGGTGGGCTGCCTGGTTTTGGCAGTGACTATCGTTTTTATCCTGAATATGACCTGGGCATCATTTCCTTCGCCAACCGCACTTATGCAGGCGCTGGCGCCATCAACAATGAGGTCGCCAACCTGATATTCAAAAAAGCCGGCCTCCAGCCCAGGATATTGCCAGCTTCTGATATTCTCCTGGCCGCCCAGACAAAAGTGGCCAGTTGGCTACAGACCAACGAAGCAGGTGTTGAAGAAGCGCTTTTTGCGGAAAATTTCTTCCTGGATTTTTCCAGAGACAGACGTATCAAAGAATACAATCAGGCCCTGGCTCCTATAGGTAATGTCACTAAAGTGGGGGAAATGAAAGCCATCAACCAGCTCAGGGGTGTTTTTACCCTCACAGGCGAAAACGGGAGTGCAGAAGTTTTCTTCACTATGTCTCCTGAAAAGACACCAAAAGTACAGCAGCTGGATGTTCGACTGAAGGAATGA
- the hemL gene encoding glutamate-1-semialdehyde 2,1-aminomutase, which translates to MRLNRSSSAALFDRAQKVIPGGVNSPVRAFKAVGGNPLFIKSAKGAYLYDEDGNKYIEMINSWGPMILGHANEMIEEAVRNAIGKSFSFGAPTKAEVEIAELISHMVPSIEKVRMVNSGTEATMSAVRVARGFTGRDKIIKFEGCYHGHGDSFLIAAGSGAVTMGTPDSPGVTEGTAKDTLTAPFNDLAAVETLVAKNKGTIAAIILEPVVGNMGCVLPAQGFLEGLRKLCDQEGILLIFDEVMTGFRLAKGGAQEIFGITPDLTTMGKIIGGGMPVGAYGGRAEIMNYVSPAGPVYQAGTLSGNPIAMAAGKAMLTYLNEHPETYTYLNKITQRIVDGFRHNLESLGLLHTINHVGSMFSLFFTNSDVVNFDSAKTSNTTMFGKYFQKMLEKGIYLAPSQYETLFISTAITEELADKIIAANKEALKEIHS; encoded by the coding sequence ATGAGGTTGAACAGATCTAGCAGTGCAGCGCTCTTTGACAGGGCACAAAAGGTAATTCCAGGTGGCGTAAATTCTCCGGTAAGGGCATTTAAAGCAGTAGGGGGCAACCCACTATTTATCAAGTCAGCCAAGGGAGCCTATCTTTATGATGAAGATGGCAACAAGTACATAGAAATGATCAACTCATGGGGGCCAATGATTTTAGGCCACGCCAATGAGATGATTGAAGAGGCCGTAAGAAATGCCATCGGTAAATCATTTTCATTTGGAGCGCCTACGAAAGCTGAGGTGGAAATTGCGGAGCTGATTTCACATATGGTGCCTTCCATTGAGAAGGTGCGAATGGTTAACTCGGGTACTGAAGCTACCATGTCGGCAGTAAGGGTGGCTCGTGGATTCACAGGGAGAGACAAAATCATCAAGTTTGAAGGTTGCTACCATGGCCATGGCGATTCGTTTTTGATTGCCGCAGGAAGTGGTGCAGTAACCATGGGAACGCCCGATAGCCCGGGCGTAACTGAAGGAACTGCCAAAGACACGTTAACGGCACCTTTCAATGACCTGGCGGCTGTGGAAACGCTGGTTGCGAAGAATAAAGGGACTATTGCGGCCATTATTTTAGAGCCCGTAGTTGGTAATATGGGCTGCGTACTGCCTGCGCAGGGGTTTCTGGAAGGGCTGCGTAAGCTTTGCGATCAGGAAGGCATTCTTTTGATATTCGACGAAGTGATGACCGGTTTCCGCCTGGCAAAGGGCGGGGCACAGGAAATATTCGGCATCACTCCCGATCTCACCACTATGGGTAAAATCATCGGTGGTGGCATGCCTGTTGGTGCCTATGGGGGTCGTGCTGAAATCATGAACTATGTGAGCCCGGCCGGACCGGTTTACCAGGCGGGCACTTTGTCGGGCAATCCTATTGCCATGGCAGCCGGCAAGGCGATGCTTACCTACCTGAACGAGCACCCCGAGACCTACACTTACCTGAACAAGATTACGCAGCGAATTGTAGACGGCTTTAGACACAACCTGGAGTCACTCGGCTTGCTGCATACCATCAATCACGTTGGTAGCATGTTCAGTCTGTTTTTTACCAATTCTGACGTGGTAAACTTCGACTCCGCCAAGACCAGTAATACCACTATGTTTGGCAAGTATTTTCAAAAAATGCTTGAAAAGGGTATCTACCTCGCACCTTCACAGTATGAAACACTGTTTATCTCTACTGCCATCACTGAAGAACTAGCTGACAAGATTATTGCCGCCAACAAAGAGGCCTTGAAAGAAATCCATTCGTGA
- a CDS encoding ABC transporter substrate-binding protein, translated as MGIINMRYPAIFRQFLIVFLLSFCALYTNAQDLKTNFTFGKELFREGRYELAMQSFRKVMLPAPDNPYAAYASFYNALSAYKLGQSENSRNLFLELTQRFPSWEKLDEAYYWLATGYFEQNQPAAALDYLKRVKSPAMSGEIKLLKTKYISKIDSLNQLKVLYNTYSQDTIVASWLARSIMSDPGNTLDQALVREIVEKFDLPVESFGLVDLSKSVKKSEYHVAVMLPFMFSSLDESKANPRADFVTELYTGILLATEKLNSEKKKVIVHAYDTRRNGTVTSKLLQKEELKRMDLIIGPLYPEPSKLVSDFSFANKINMINPVSANPDVMAGNPFSFLLRPTYLTQSLKAAEYAIEKFQANKNALVFYEYKPNDNRDSLAAVLYAQQLRDNEFNVLKVKPLRSSEAHYLIDTLSFKKEVEIKTQEKLDTMLLYPEKYIVKSKQKTYGKDSLVYHEEVWGIKRDSIGHIMIASSNPLFATNTISAVEIRPDKIPVIGREDWLDIPQVNYDQVERINAVFISPVFIDKSRATYQSFSGNYMRKYKAPPSVYASLGYEMTMVFGGLMHANGNYFQAGLPEGKIVEGVFTSGFEYGFHNDNQVVTFLKLENNQLVKEVK; from the coding sequence ATGGGAATAATCAACATGCGATATCCAGCTATTTTTAGACAGTTTCTAATAGTCTTTCTTTTGTCTTTCTGTGCGCTTTATACGAATGCACAGGATCTCAAGACCAATTTTACTTTTGGTAAGGAACTCTTTCGGGAGGGACGCTATGAGTTGGCCATGCAATCATTCAGGAAGGTGATGCTGCCTGCTCCAGATAATCCCTATGCTGCCTACGCTTCATTTTACAATGCACTGTCGGCTTACAAGCTTGGGCAATCAGAAAACAGCCGCAATTTGTTTTTGGAGCTGACGCAACGATTCCCATCCTGGGAAAAGTTGGACGAGGCTTACTATTGGCTGGCCACAGGATACTTTGAGCAGAATCAGCCTGCCGCTGCCCTTGATTATTTGAAAAGGGTGAAAAGCCCGGCCATGTCCGGCGAAATTAAGCTTCTCAAAACAAAATACATCTCCAAAATTGATAGCCTCAATCAACTAAAAGTATTGTACAATACCTACAGTCAGGATACTATCGTAGCGTCCTGGTTGGCAAGAAGTATCATGAGTGACCCGGGCAATACGCTTGATCAGGCCCTGGTGAGGGAGATAGTAGAGAAGTTTGATCTGCCCGTGGAATCATTTGGCCTGGTTGACCTGAGCAAGTCTGTTAAAAAGAGCGAGTATCATGTGGCAGTAATGCTGCCTTTTATGTTCTCCTCATTGGATGAAAGCAAAGCTAACCCACGGGCCGACTTTGTCACCGAACTCTATACAGGAATTCTCCTGGCAACAGAAAAGCTCAATAGCGAGAAGAAAAAAGTGATTGTTCACGCCTACGATACCAGAAGGAACGGTACCGTTACATCCAAACTACTCCAAAAAGAGGAGCTGAAAAGAATGGATTTGATTATTGGGCCGCTTTACCCCGAACCCAGTAAGCTGGTGTCAGATTTTTCCTTTGCCAATAAGATCAATATGATCAACCCGGTGTCGGCCAATCCGGACGTGATGGCAGGCAATCCGTTTTCGTTTCTACTTCGACCAACCTACCTGACCCAGTCTTTAAAGGCAGCAGAATATGCGATAGAGAAATTTCAGGCTAATAAGAACGCACTTGTTTTTTATGAATACAAGCCCAACGACAACAGAGACTCACTTGCAGCAGTGCTTTATGCCCAGCAGTTGAGAGATAATGAGTTCAATGTGCTGAAAGTGAAGCCCTTGAGGTCGAGTGAAGCCCACTATCTTATCGACACACTGAGCTTCAAGAAGGAAGTTGAGATAAAGACCCAGGAAAAATTGGATACCATGCTGTTGTATCCTGAGAAATACATTGTGAAGTCCAAGCAGAAGACATATGGCAAGGATTCTCTGGTTTATCATGAGGAGGTGTGGGGTATCAAACGAGACAGTATCGGCCACATTATGATTGCTTCGTCTAATCCTCTTTTCGCCACCAATACGATCAGCGCAGTAGAAATTCGTCCTGATAAAATCCCTGTGATTGGCAGGGAAGACTGGTTGGATATTCCCCAGGTAAATTATGACCAGGTGGAAAGGATCAATGCGGTATTTATATCACCTGTATTCATAGACAAGAGCCGGGCAACCTACCAGTCGTTTAGCGGAAACTATATGAGAAAATACAAAGCACCGCCATCGGTATATGCTTCGTTAGGTTACGAAATGACTATGGTTTTTGGAGGCTTGATGCATGCCAATGGCAACTATTTTCAGGCAGGCCTGCCAGAGGGTAAGATAGTGGAAGGGGTATTTACATCTGGTTTCGAATATGGATTCCACAACGATAATCAAGTGGTGACTTTTCTGAAGTTAGAGAATAACCAATTAGTGAAGGAAGTTAAGTAG